Proteins encoded in a region of the Spiroplasma endosymbiont of Amphimallon solstitiale genome:
- a CDS encoding ParA family protein — translation MKIITVAALKGGVGKTNFVFNLSTILSLKKQKILLIDLDPQGNLSRYFKVSTQESKSKKLFLQNIKILNDEIIVSWNYKDINIDIIPTNISMTTLEKELIGRSAVDSILQRTFIKNLDFFKKYDYIIIDTSPSLNLINRNALLISDEIILISDNSIFSLDAINMLFSNWSAICEDLGIKNNINTIVLNNFDHYKISKDFTQYITNSSFKNKILKTKIPRKQILKKSEFTGIPSILLGKIENHIYNNLFNELKDKEII, via the coding sequence ATGAAAATTATTACAGTTGCAGCTCTTAAAGGAGGTGTTGGTAAAACCAATTTTGTTTTTAATCTTTCAACTATTTTATCTTTAAAAAAACAAAAGATTTTACTTATTGATTTAGATCCACAAGGAAATTTAAGTAGATATTTTAAAGTTTCAACACAAGAATCTAAATCTAAAAAGTTATTTTTACAAAATATTAAAATCTTAAATGATGAAATAATAGTTTCTTGAAATTATAAAGACATCAACATTGACATCATTCCAACTAATATTTCAATGACAACTCTCGAAAAAGAATTAATTGGACGTTCGGCAGTGGATTCAATTTTACAAAGAACATTTATTAAAAATTTAGATTTTTTTAAAAAATATGATTATATAATTATTGATACAAGTCCTAGTCTAAATTTAATCAATAGAAATGCTTTATTAATAAGTGATGAAATAATTTTAATTAGTGATAATTCAATTTTTAGTTTGGATGCTATAAATATGTTATTTTCAAATTGAAGTGCTATTTGTGAAGATTTAGGTATTAAAAATAATATTAATACTATTGTTTTAAATAATTTTGATCATTATAAAATTTCAAAAGATTTTACTCAATATATTACTAATAGTAGTTTTAAAAATAAAATTTTAAAAACAAAAATTCCACGTAAACAAATTCTTAAAAAATCAGAGTTTACAGGAATTCCTTCGATTTTACTAGGAAAGATTGAAAATCATATTTATAATAATTTATTTAATGAATTAAAAGATAAGGAGATAATTTAA
- a CDS encoding ribbon-helix-helix protein, CopG family: MKNANNSNLLFNYDAEGTIPSIDIIKNVDVKSKNKVEKSIKNNFEIQSDINEFAVKFQKKDKIKKEYKTIYIKSDYVKKIKKLAKSTNRSFAEVIELLVEEFEKNELVTL, translated from the coding sequence ATGAAAAATGCAAATAATTCTAATTTACTTTTTAATTATGATGCAGAAGGTACTATTCCTAGCATAGATATAATTAAGAATGTGGATGTTAAATCTAAGAATAAAGTTGAAAAGTCAATTAAAAATAATTTTGAAATTCAAAGTGATATCAATGAGTTTGCTGTTAAATTTCAAAAGAAAGATAAAATAAAAAAAGAATATAAAACTATTTATATAAAATCTGATTATGTAAAAAAAATTAAAAAATTAGCAAAAAGTACTAATCGTAGTTTTGCAGAAGTTATTGAATTATTAGTTGAAGAATTTGAAAAAAATGAACTAGTAACTTTATAA
- a CDS encoding DNA cytosine methyltransferase → MTKKYKIISLFSGAGGLDLGFYNNNFEIIWANDFDKVSVETYKKNLGNHIIYGDITKINSSSIPNNADVILGGFPCQGFSVANNKRNMKDMRNYLYLEMVRIINDKQPKIFVAENVKGLLSMENGKILEMIIKDFKDIGYEVDYKVLNSADYGVPQLRERIVIVGNKIGKKNLFPKKTHDNFNLKDYQKQITVKESIGFLKDIEVSENPIKINNMIIKNHIASENVLSKFWKRKYNITQREICDYLNKWKKNTGISIKTIDKIFGYKHTAGHWFRKDNNSGSIPKPHDWWKLKELLKFDNKYDKQVTEFIEKDITFEQSLRIVNWDKPSDTITASQPEIHINKKRRLSIRECAILQSFPLNFEFNGSKSGMYRQIGNAVPPLLAEKIAKCVIEMLET, encoded by the coding sequence ATGACAAAAAAATATAAAATTATATCTTTATTTTCTGGTGCTGGTGGACTAGATTTAGGATTTTACAATAATAATTTTGAAATTATTTGAGCAAATGATTTTGATAAAGTTTCTGTTGAAACATATAAAAAAAACCTTGGTAATCATATTATTTATGGTGATATTACTAAAATCAATTCTTCTAGTATTCCTAATAATGCTGATGTAATTTTAGGAGGTTTTCCTTGCCAAGGTTTTTCTGTTGCCAATAATAAGAGAAATATGAAAGATATGAGAAACTACTTATATTTAGAAATGGTTAGAATTATTAATGATAAACAACCAAAAATTTTTGTTGCTGAAAATGTAAAAGGTTTACTGTCAATGGAAAATGGTAAAATTTTAGAAATGATTATTAAAGATTTTAAAGATATTGGTTATGAAGTTGATTATAAAGTTCTAAATTCTGCAGACTATGGAGTTCCACAATTAAGAGAACGTATTGTAATAGTGGGAAATAAAATAGGGAAAAAAAATTTATTTCCTAAGAAAACACATGATAATTTTAATTTAAAAGATTATCAAAAACAAATCACAGTTAAAGAATCAATAGGCTTTTTAAAAGATATTGAGGTATCGGAAAATCCAATAAAAATAAATAATATGATTATTAAAAATCATATTGCTTCTGAAAATGTTTTATCTAAATTTTGAAAAAGAAAATATAATATTACACAAAGAGAGATTTGTGATTATTTAAATAAATGAAAAAAAAATACAGGAATTTCAATTAAAACAATTGATAAAATTTTTGGTTATAAACATACAGCAGGTCATTGGTTTAGAAAAGATAATAATTCAGGTTCAATTCCTAAACCTCATGATTGATGAAAATTGAAAGAATTACTAAAATTTGATAATAAATATGATAAACAAGTAACTGAATTTATTGAAAAAGATATTACTTTTGAACAATCTTTAAGAATAGTTAACTGAGATAAGCCAAGTGATACAATTACAGCAAGTCAACCAGAAATTCATATTAATAAAAAAAGAAGATTATCTATTAGAGAGTGCGCTATATTACAATCTTTTCCATTAAACTTTGAATTTAATGGTTCAAAAAGTGGAATGTATAGACAAATTGGTAATGCTGTACCTCCATTATTAGCAGAAAAAATTGCTAAATGTGTAATAGAAATGTTGGAAACATAA
- a CDS encoding HMG-box domain-containing protein → MSHKIKRPMNAYMLFSKEKRGEIIQQNPELESKVAEIAKLIGNHWKEMTSEEKSKYVKIAEDNKNIGDFPEICVNLQN, encoded by the coding sequence ATGTCGCATAAAATTAAAAGACCAATGAATGCTTATATGCTTTTTAGTAAAGAAAAAAGAGGAGAGATTATTCAACAAAATCCTGAACTTGAATCAAAAGTTGCAGAAATTGCAAAATTGATTGGTAATCATTGAAAAGAAATGACAAGCGAAGAGAAATCTAAATATGTAAAAATAGCAGAAGATAATAAAAATATAGGGGACTTTCCTGAAATCTGTGTAAATTTACAAAATTAA
- a CDS encoding IS256 family transposase, with translation MAKKDNFNNNDPISKAVDLLLENTEDLTTVFKEGGLYKELTKRLVEKMLNSEMQTYLGYDKNQRSNSDNIRNGTTSKKLITQQGKVEIDVPRDRNSSFTPVIVPKRQRRFDGFDQQVLSLYAKGMTLSDIRMQLQELYHGADISESVISQITDDVIDDFKAWQNRPLDSVYPIIYFDCIVVKVRQDKRIINKSVYIALGVDLEGKKDVLGLWISENEGAKFWLANFTEMKNRGLNDILIACSDNLTGMSEAIQAVYPKTEHQLCIVHQIRNSLKYVSYKHRKTLVTDLKPIYSACSEEQAMQALESFESKWNKQYPQIAKSWYKNWENLMIFISYPAEIKRVIYTTNAIESVNSQLRKVIRNKKAFPNDMSVFKIFYLAIENITKKWTLPIQNWNTAIAHFMIKFEDRINLN, from the coding sequence ATGGCTAAAAAAGATAACTTTAATAATAATGATCCAATATCAAAAGCAGTAGATTTATTATTAGAAAATACTGAAGATTTAACAACAGTTTTTAAAGAAGGAGGTTTATATAAAGAATTAACAAAAAGATTAGTAGAAAAAATGTTGAATTCTGAGATGCAAACTTATTTAGGATATGATAAAAATCAACGTAGTAATAGTGATAATATTCGTAATGGTACAACTTCAAAAAAATTAATAACTCAACAAGGTAAAGTTGAAATTGATGTACCAAGAGATCGCAATAGTAGTTTTACTCCTGTAATAGTGCCAAAAAGACAGAGAAGATTTGATGGCTTTGATCAACAAGTTCTTTCGTTATATGCAAAAGGAATGACATTATCAGATATTAGAATGCAATTACAAGAGTTATATCATGGTGCAGATATTAGTGAAAGTGTTATTAGTCAAATTACTGATGATGTTATTGATGATTTCAAAGCATGACAAAATCGACCATTAGATAGTGTTTATCCGATTATTTATTTTGATTGTATAGTAGTTAAAGTACGACAAGATAAACGGATTATTAATAAATCAGTTTATATAGCATTAGGAGTTGATTTAGAAGGTAAAAAAGATGTTTTAGGCTTATGAATTAGTGAAAATGAAGGTGCTAAATTTTGATTAGCTAATTTCACAGAAATGAAAAATCGAGGCTTAAATGATATTTTGATTGCTTGTAGTGATAATTTAACAGGCATGTCAGAAGCAATACAAGCAGTTTATCCTAAAACAGAACATCAATTATGCATTGTTCATCAAATTCGAAATAGTTTAAAATATGTTTCATACAAACATCGAAAAACTCTAGTTACAGATTTAAAACCAATTTATAGTGCATGTAGTGAAGAACAAGCAATGCAAGCTTTAGAATCATTTGAAAGTAAATGAAATAAACAATATCCCCAAATTGCTAAATCTTGATATAAAAATTGAGAAAATTTGATGATTTTTATTAGTTATCCTGCAGAAATCAAAAGAGTAATTTATACAACAAATGCTATTGAATCTGTTAATAGTCAATTACGAAAAGTTATTAGAAACAAAAAAGCTTTTCCTAATGATATGTCAGTTTTTAAAATATTTTATTTAGCAATTGAAAATATAACAAAAAAATGAACATTGCCTATTCAAAATTGAAATACAGCAATTGCTCATTTTATGATAAAATTTGAAGACAGAATTAATCTGAACTAG
- a CDS encoding IS30 family transposase: MYKYLTIESIIAIKEYKSYGFSIRKIAKAIDYSKSTVHRVCRLLNQNLLPLEILNKIQKNKQNAGRKLIILTLIEINTINHLLITKNYALDIIANFLKENKIKSISTKTLYNMFKTNRMGFDENNLLRKGKNKPHKQKETRGRINNCKSIHERNLIIPNIKNIEEFGHLEGDTIIGKDHKSSIITLADIWSKTTIPLATKNNKSENITKSIIKFISKLQKGTVKTITFDRGKEFSKWKLIEKNCNVKIYFADPGKPCQRGLNKNNNGILRRYLPKSTDLSSYKQKDLNTIAFQINSTPRKSLSYKRPIDLIQLF, from the coding sequence ATGTATAAGTATCTGACTATTGAATCAATAATAGCAATAAAAGAATATAAAAGTTATGGATTTTCGATTCGTAAAATAGCAAAAGCCATTGATTATAGTAAATCAACTGTACATAGAGTTTGTAGATTATTAAATCAAAACTTATTACCATTAGAAATATTGAATAAAATTCAAAAAAATAAACAAAATGCAGGTAGAAAATTAATAATTTTAACTTTAATAGAAATTAATACTATTAATCATTTGTTAATTACTAAAAATTATGCTCTTGATATAATTGCTAATTTTTTAAAGGAAAATAAAATAAAAAGTATTTCAACAAAAACTTTATATAACATGTTTAAAACAAATCGAATGGGTTTTGATGAAAATAACTTATTGAGAAAAGGAAAAAATAAACCTCACAAACAAAAAGAAACTAGGGGCAGAATTAATAATTGTAAGTCTATTCATGAAAGAAATTTAATCATTCCTAATATTAAAAATATAGAAGAATTTGGTCATTTAGAGGGTGATACTATCATTGGTAAAGATCATAAAAGTTCTATTATTACTTTAGCTGATATATGATCAAAAACCACAATTCCTTTAGCAACTAAAAATAATAAATCAGAAAATATTACAAAAAGTATAATAAAATTTATTTCAAAGTTACAAAAAGGAACAGTTAAAACTATTACTTTTGATCGTGGTAAAGAATTTAGTAAATGAAAATTAATCGAAAAAAATTGTAATGTTAAGATTTATTTTGCAGATCCTGGTAAACCTTGTCAAAGAGGTTTAAATAAAAATAATAATGGTATTTTAAGAAGATATTTACCAAAATCTACAGATCTATCTTCATATAAACAAAAAGATTTAAATACTATAGCATTTCAAATTAATTCTACACCCAGAAAATCACTATCTTATAAAAGACCAATAGATTTAATACAATTATTTTAA
- a CDS encoding ERF family protein: protein MNNLYKKILKLQLEIGSTPKNGFNKFGNYKYWLLSDIFNKFKLLCKEFNIVITHEDILTTDRKINYLDKNEVEITYFKRYTIIDLDNDKESKYFDILACAKNTDVAKAKGSAETYFNFVEK, encoded by the coding sequence ATGAATAATTTATATAAAAAAATACTTAAATTACAATTAGAAATTGGTAGTACACCTAAAAATGGTTTTAATAAATTTGGTAATTATAAATATTGATTATTAAGTGATATTTTTAATAAATTTAAATTATTATGTAAAGAATTTAATATTGTTATTACACATGAAGATATATTAACAACTGATAGAAAAATTAATTATTTAGATAAAAATGAAGTAGAAATAACTTATTTTAAAAGATATACAATTATTGATTTAGATAATGATAAAGAAAGTAAATATTTTGATATATTAGCTTGTGCTAAAAATACAGATGTAGCAAAAGCAAAAGGTAGTGCAGAAACTTACTTTAATTTTGTAGAAAAGTAA
- the nusA gene encoding transcription termination factor NusA, protein MDKEISQIILNAINEIAEEKQIAKEDIIEALKEGLKKAYEYQSHRDDSTNIRIEIDQNKGTIKILKDLIVVPKVEDPELEIALSTIKTKNPGLTIGDTYTQIIPSDQFSRLSIFKAIQVVKQSIREAEKTSIYDEFIDKKDHILIGTIESVEETYMLIKIGRAYAFLPKQNQIPSEILPKNKPIANNTYIKFYVEDIIKNKNYGQILASRTHVNFLRCLLELEVPEIAQGVIEVKDIARIPGIRAKVAIVSHDPSIDGIGACIGPKGERTKLITQELSSEKIDIIAWNPNIKEYIINALTPAKVISIDINEEEKQANIIVPNEQLSLAIGKNGMAAKLVAGVTHWNINITSLEQANENNIKFTWNGNIKESEYEKFISELLKKTQWKNKNQ, encoded by the coding sequence GTGGACAAAGAAATTAGTCAAATCATTTTAAATGCCATAAATGAAATTGCTGAAGAAAAACAAATAGCAAAAGAAGATATCATTGAAGCTTTAAAAGAAGGACTAAAAAAAGCATATGAATATCAAAGTCATCGTGATGATAGTACAAATATCAGAATTGAAATTGATCAAAATAAAGGTACTATTAAAATTTTAAAGGATTTAATTGTTGTTCCAAAAGTTGAAGATCCTGAATTAGAAATTGCACTTTCAACTATTAAAACAAAGAATCCCGGCTTAACAATTGGTGATACATATACGCAAATAATTCCTAGTGATCAATTCTCTCGTTTATCAATTTTTAAAGCTATTCAAGTAGTGAAACAATCAATTCGTGAAGCAGAAAAAACATCAATTTATGATGAATTTATTGATAAAAAAGATCACATATTAATTGGTACTATTGAAAGCGTTGAAGAAACTTATATGTTAATTAAAATTGGTAGAGCCTATGCTTTCTTACCAAAACAAAATCAAATCCCTAGTGAGATCTTACCAAAAAATAAACCAATCGCTAATAATACTTATATCAAATTTTATGTTGAAGATATTATTAAAAATAAAAACTATGGTCAAATTTTAGCATCAAGAACTCACGTTAATTTTTTACGTTGTTTACTAGAATTAGAAGTTCCTGAAATCGCACAAGGTGTAATCGAAGTTAAAGATATTGCTCGTATTCCTGGAATTAGAGCTAAGGTTGCAATTGTTAGTCATGATCCAAGCATTGATGGTATTGGTGCATGTATTGGCCCAAAAGGCGAAAGAACAAAACTAATTACGCAAGAATTAAGTAGCGAAAAAATTGACATTATTGCCTGAAATCCTAATATAAAAGAATATATAATTAACGCTTTAACACCAGCTAAAGTTATTTCAATTGATATTAATGAAGAAGAAAAACAAGCAAATATTATTGTTCCTAATGAACAATTATCATTAGCTATTGGTAAAAATGGTATGGCTGCTAAATTAGTTGCCGGTGTAACTCACTGAAATATTAATATTACTTCATTAGAACAAGCAAATGAAAATAATATTAAATTTACTTGAAATGGTAATATTAAAGAAAGTGAATATGAAAAGTTTATATCTGAATTATTAAAAAAAACACAATGAAAAAATAAAAATCAATAA
- the rnpM gene encoding RNase P modulator RnpM — protein MNKIPLIQRKKIPMRKCIVTNTILPKRELIRIVINKEGQLFIDKTGKQNGRGAYIQPKLELIPLLIKNKALERALKTKIPNKFYEQLINEIKKNWD, from the coding sequence ATGAATAAAATACCTTTAATTCAACGTAAAAAAATACCAATGCGTAAATGTATAGTTACAAATACTATTTTACCTAAACGTGAATTAATTAGAATTGTTATTAATAAAGAAGGACAATTATTCATTGATAAAACTGGCAAACAAAATGGTCGAGGTGCCTACATCCAACCTAAACTTGAATTAATACCTTTGCTTATTAAAAATAAGGCATTAGAACGAGCATTAAAAACAAAAATTCCAAATAAATTTTATGAACAATTAATTAATGAAATTAAAAAAAATTGAGATTAA
- the infB gene encoding translation initiation factor IF-2, whose translation MAKKRIYQQTQNINQQLKQKTSQINEKGVFLYNEPLTISEFAKALHHPVTDIIKYFMKQGKLFNQNQILTQELMLELCLEWNIDFEKAKVVTYENLLENINLEDDKKNLVTRPPVVTIMGHVDHGKTTLLDTIRNSKVTNQEHGGITQHIGAYQIKTNNKLITFIDTPGHEAFTEMRSRGSKITDIVVLVVAGDDGVMPQTREAIDHAKVAGVSIIVFVNKMDKPNVNTDRIMNELANCDLTSEEWGGDTIFVYGSALKNQGIDELLEAILVIAELKELNANPNRFANGTVIESHHDKNVGSICTLLIQGGTLKVTDIVVAGSVKGKIKRLINDTGKIITKAGPSMPVQVLGFETAPTPGESFIVFNDDKLARKVALVRQTEETNKIRNNRQISLGNLTQDVATGELKQINVILRADTQGSVQAIVQAVNKINVNDITVKFIRATIGGISESDIKLAQTSGSIIYGFNVRPNHVIREAANNAGVEIRLHNIIYKITEELELAAKGLLEPTYEDKILGQARVIKTFHFSKVGTIAGCVVINGFIQRNSKVHIIRDDVVIYNGEISGLKHEKNDLKIAKKETQCGITIKNFNDLKENDIIESYLVEEVETK comes from the coding sequence ATGGCAAAAAAACGAATATATCAACAAACACAAAATATTAATCAACAACTAAAACAAAAAACATCTCAAATTAATGAAAAAGGAGTATTTTTATATAACGAACCATTAACTATTTCAGAATTTGCTAAAGCATTGCATCATCCAGTAACTGACATTATTAAATACTTCATGAAACAAGGCAAACTATTTAATCAAAATCAAATATTAACTCAAGAATTAATGCTTGAACTTTGTTTGGAATGAAATATTGATTTTGAAAAAGCTAAAGTGGTAACATATGAAAACTTATTAGAAAATATTAATCTCGAAGATGATAAAAAAAATTTAGTAACTCGACCACCTGTTGTTACAATTATGGGCCATGTTGATCATGGAAAAACAACACTATTAGATACTATCCGTAATTCTAAAGTTACTAATCAAGAACACGGTGGTATTACTCAACATATTGGTGCTTATCAAATTAAAACTAATAATAAATTAATTACTTTTATTGATACCCCAGGTCATGAAGCATTTACTGAAATGCGTTCACGTGGTTCTAAAATTACTGATATTGTTGTTCTAGTAGTTGCTGGTGATGATGGTGTGATGCCACAAACTCGTGAAGCAATTGACCATGCAAAAGTAGCTGGTGTTTCAATTATTGTTTTTGTTAATAAAATGGATAAACCAAATGTTAATACTGATCGCATTATGAATGAACTAGCTAATTGTGATTTAACTAGTGAAGAATGAGGTGGCGATACTATTTTTGTTTATGGTAGTGCTTTAAAAAATCAAGGAATTGATGAATTATTAGAAGCAATATTAGTAATTGCTGAATTAAAAGAACTAAATGCTAATCCAAATCGATTTGCTAATGGAACTGTTATCGAATCTCATCATGATAAAAATGTTGGTTCAATTTGTACTTTATTAATACAAGGTGGAACACTAAAAGTTACTGATATTGTAGTTGCGGGTAGTGTTAAAGGAAAAATTAAACGCCTTATTAATGATACTGGTAAAATAATTACTAAAGCTGGACCTTCAATGCCTGTTCAAGTTTTAGGATTTGAAACAGCCCCTACTCCTGGTGAATCTTTTATTGTTTTTAATGATGATAAATTAGCAAGAAAAGTAGCACTAGTACGACAAACAGAAGAAACAAATAAAATTAGAAATAATCGACAAATTAGTTTAGGTAATTTAACACAAGATGTTGCTACAGGTGAATTAAAACAAATTAATGTTATTTTACGAGCAGATACTCAAGGTTCAGTGCAAGCAATCGTTCAAGCAGTAAATAAAATTAATGTTAATGATATTACTGTTAAGTTTATTAGAGCAACTATTGGTGGTATTAGTGAATCAGATATTAAACTTGCTCAAACTTCAGGAAGTATTATTTATGGTTTCAATGTTCGTCCCAATCATGTTATTCGTGAAGCTGCTAACAATGCCGGTGTTGAAATTAGATTACATAATATCATTTATAAAATAACTGAAGAATTAGAATTGGCTGCTAAAGGTTTATTAGAACCAACTTATGAAGATAAAATTCTTGGTCAAGCACGAGTTATTAAAACTTTTCATTTTTCAAAAGTAGGAACAATTGCTGGTTGTGTTGTCATTAATGGTTTCATTCAACGTAATAGCAAAGTTCATATCATTCGTGATGATGTTGTTATTTATAACGGTGAAATCAGTGGTTTAAAACATGAAAAAAATGATTTAAAAATTGCTAAAAAAGAAACTCAATGCGGTATTACTATTAAAAATTTTAATGACTTAAAAGAAAATGATATTATTGAATCATATTTAGTAGAAGAAGTGGAGACAAAATAG
- the rbfA gene encoding 30S ribosome-binding factor RbfA — MSIIKFEQQESFLKKEITNILKKESKNILFKDITITNVKITKDNSYATIYWTVYLDNLDIKTISNALEKAKGFCRSALAKTSNKYKVPELRFKYDNTNTRVKNIEEILKNIKNNNSSNE; from the coding sequence ATGTCTATCATTAAATTTGAACAACAAGAAAGTTTCTTAAAAAAAGAAATTACTAATATATTAAAAAAAGAATCAAAAAATATTCTTTTCAAAGATATCACTATTACTAATGTAAAAATAACAAAAGATAACAGTTATGCTACCATTTATTGAACAGTTTACTTAGATAATTTAGATATTAAAACCATTAGTAATGCTTTAGAAAAAGCAAAAGGTTTTTGTCGAAGCGCACTTGCTAAAACAAGTAATAAATATAAAGTTCCAGAATTACGCTTTAAATATGATAATACCAACACTAGAGTTAAAAACATTGAAGAAATATTAAAAAATATCAAAAATAATAATTCTTCAAATGAATAA
- a CDS encoding IS30 family transposase, protein MYKYLTIESIIAIKEYKSYGFSIRKIAKAIDYSKSTVHRVCRLLNQNLLPLEILNKIQKNKQNAGRKLIILTLIEINTINHLLITKNYALDIIANFLKENKIKSISTKTLYNMFKTNRMGFDENNLLRKGKNKPHKQKETRGRINNCKSIHERNLIIPNIKNIEEFGHLEGDTIIGKDHKSSIITLADIWSKTTIPLATKNNKSENITKSIIKFISKLQKGTVKTITFDRGKEFSKWKLIEKNCNVKIYFADPGKPCQRGLNENNNGILRRYLPKSTDLSSYKQKDLNTIAFQINSTPRKSLSYKRPIDLIQLF, encoded by the coding sequence ATGTATAAGTATCTGACTATTGAATCAATAATAGCAATAAAAGAATATAAAAGTTATGGATTTTCGATTCGTAAAATAGCAAAAGCCATTGATTATAGTAAATCAACTGTACATAGAGTTTGTAGATTATTAAATCAAAACTTATTGCCATTAGAAATATTGAATAAAATTCAAAAAAATAAACAAAATGCAGGTAGAAAATTAATAATTTTAACTTTAATAGAAATTAATACTATTAATCATTTGTTAATTACTAAAAATTATGCTCTTGATATAATTGCTAATTTTTTAAAGGAAAATAAAATAAAAAGTATTTCAACAAAAACTTTATATAACATGTTTAAAACAAATCGAATGGGTTTTGATGAAAATAACTTATTGAGAAAAGGAAAAAATAAACCTCACAAACAAAAAGAAACTAGGGGCAGAATTAATAATTGTAAGTCTATTCATGAAAGAAATTTAATCATTCCTAATATTAAAAATATAGAAGAATTTGGTCATTTAGAAGGTGATACTATCATTGGTAAAGATCATAAAAGTTCTATTATTACTTTAGCTGATATATGATCAAAAACCACAATTCCTTTAGCAACTAAAAATAATAAATCAGAAAATATTACAAAAAGTATAATAAAATTTATTTCAAAGTTACAAAAAGGAACAGTTAAAACTATTACTTTTGATCGTGGTAAAGAATTTAGTAAATGAAAATTAATCGAAAAAAATTGTAATGTTAAGATTTATTTTGCAGATCCTGGTAAACCTTGTCAAAGAGGTTTAAATGAAAATAATAATGGTATTTTAAGAAGATATTTACCAAAATCTACAGATCTATCTTCATATAAACAAAAAGATTTAAATACTATAGCATTTCAAATTAATTCTACACCCAGAAAATCACTATCTTATAAAAGACCAATAGATTTAATACAATTATTTTAA